One stretch of Nocardia mangyaensis DNA includes these proteins:
- a CDS encoding TetR family transcriptional regulator, with product MSSAEQEHPVRRSDATRAAILAAARARFAADGYAKATIRAIAADAAIDPSMVMRYFGSKDGLFAAAVQIDLDLPDLSTADPDAMGELLIRHFLAIWEDGDNTVLLILLRTSITDDAVARRVREIFAAQVLPAVLRFGTPADAPHRAALIVTQLLGLALCRYILEIPPVVALTPQQIVTDIAPTLQRYLTAAPIDTSRVG from the coding sequence ATGTCATCCGCTGAGCAGGAGCACCCCGTTCGCCGGTCCGATGCCACTCGGGCCGCCATCCTCGCCGCCGCCCGCGCGCGCTTCGCCGCCGACGGCTACGCGAAGGCCACCATCCGCGCCATCGCCGCCGACGCCGCGATCGACCCGTCGATGGTGATGCGCTATTTCGGCAGCAAGGACGGCCTGTTCGCTGCCGCGGTCCAGATCGACCTCGACCTCCCCGACCTGTCCACCGCCGACCCCGACGCCATGGGCGAGCTGCTGATCCGCCATTTCCTGGCGATCTGGGAAGACGGCGACAACACTGTCCTGCTGATCCTGCTGCGCACCTCGATCACCGACGACGCCGTCGCCCGCCGAGTCCGCGAGATCTTCGCCGCCCAGGTCCTGCCCGCCGTCCTCCGTTTCGGCACCCCCGCCGACGCCCCCCACCGCGCCGCCCTCATCGTCACCCAACTCCTGGGCCTCGCCCTGTGCCGCTACATCCTCGAGATCCCCCCGGTGGTAGCCCTCACCCCACAACAAATCGTCACCGACATAGCCCCCACCCTCCAGCGCTACCTGACCGCGGCGCCGATTGATACATCGCGAGTAGGGTGA
- a CDS encoding acyl-CoA dehydrogenase family protein: protein MDFTPTEAQTDLARLTGEICAKLVTADRVRELDTDGRFDEQLWKSLAETGVLAAALPEAQGGGGFGMLEQTAILRELGRSVAPVPYLWSIVLGAGALARFGDDAQRALAARAGAGEIVLTAALAEENLATTGTPGLTATATGDTWALTGTATTVPFADRAERILVPASTSGGVAVFALDPDHTSVSRTAQSIVDLAPEFLVEFDSTPAELVGTVESGAGILTWLREQAWLGLSALQLGTLERALELTADYTRTREQFGKPIGAFQSVAQRLADAYIDVQGLRLTVTQAAWRVAENLPAAESIHIAKFWAADAGHRVAHTVIHVHGGIGIDRDHIVHNYFTAAKHNEFALGGATPHLLALGAELA, encoded by the coding sequence ATGGATTTCACTCCCACCGAAGCCCAGACCGATCTCGCCCGGCTGACCGGCGAGATCTGCGCCAAGCTGGTCACCGCCGACCGGGTGCGCGAACTCGACACCGACGGCCGCTTCGACGAGCAGCTGTGGAAGTCGCTCGCCGAGACCGGCGTGCTCGCCGCGGCGCTGCCGGAAGCCCAGGGCGGCGGCGGTTTCGGGATGCTCGAGCAGACCGCGATCCTGCGTGAACTCGGCCGCTCCGTGGCCCCGGTGCCCTACCTGTGGTCGATCGTGCTCGGCGCGGGCGCGCTCGCCCGGTTCGGTGACGACGCGCAACGGGCACTGGCGGCGCGGGCGGGTGCGGGCGAGATCGTCCTGACGGCCGCACTGGCCGAGGAGAATCTCGCGACCACCGGCACGCCCGGTCTCACCGCCACCGCGACCGGCGACACCTGGGCACTCACCGGAACCGCGACGACCGTCCCCTTCGCCGATCGGGCCGAGCGAATCCTGGTGCCTGCCAGCACCTCCGGTGGCGTCGCGGTGTTCGCCCTCGATCCCGATCACACCTCGGTCAGCCGCACCGCGCAGTCGATCGTCGACCTCGCCCCCGAGTTCCTCGTCGAATTCGACTCCACCCCAGCGGAATTGGTCGGCACGGTCGAATCCGGCGCCGGCATCCTCACCTGGCTGCGCGAACAGGCCTGGCTCGGCCTGTCGGCCCTGCAGCTGGGCACCCTGGAACGCGCGCTCGAACTCACCGCCGACTACACCCGCACCCGCGAACAGTTCGGCAAGCCCATCGGTGCGTTCCAGTCCGTCGCCCAGCGCCTGGCCGACGCCTACATCGACGTCCAGGGCCTGCGCCTGACCGTCACCCAGGCGGCCTGGCGCGTCGCGGAGAACCTCCCCGCCGCCGAGTCCATCCACATCGCCAAGTTCTGGGCCGCCGACGCCGGCCACCGGGTCGCCCACACCGTCATCCACGTTCACGGCGGCATCGGCATCGACCGCGACCACATCGTCCACAACTACTTCACCGCCGCCAAGCACAACGAATTCGCCCTCGGCGGCGCCACCCCCCACCTCCTCGCCCTCGGCGCGGAACTGGCTTAG
- a CDS encoding acyl-CoA dehydrogenase family protein — translation MRVAYTPQQEELRAELREYFARLITPERRAALSMTTGEYGSGDVYKEVVRDMGRDGWLTLSWPKEYGGQDRTTMDQLIFVEEAAIAGAPVPFLTLNSVAPTIMQYGTEEQKKFFLPKIAAGELHFSIGYSEPGAGTDLASLRSTAVRDGDDYVINGQKMWTSLIAYADYVWLAVRTDPTAKKHKGISMLIVPTDHPGFSWTPVHTMSGVDTSATYYQDMRVPASSLVGPENGGWSLITNQLNHERVALTSAGPLSHSTAQTIAWATETTTPDGKRVIDQEWVRLNLARVHAKVEYLKLLNWEIASRADLGGEAAPKPWHASACKVYGTELATEAYRLLMEVVGPHAYLRQDSPGAILHGRLERMHRAALILTFGGGTNEVQRDIIAMTALRQPAAAR, via the coding sequence ATGCGCGTCGCGTACACGCCGCAGCAGGAAGAATTACGCGCGGAGCTGCGCGAGTACTTCGCCCGCCTGATCACGCCCGAACGTCGCGCGGCGTTGAGCATGACCACCGGCGAGTACGGGTCCGGCGACGTCTACAAAGAGGTCGTGCGCGACATGGGTCGCGACGGCTGGCTGACGCTGAGCTGGCCGAAGGAATACGGCGGTCAGGACCGCACGACGATGGATCAGCTGATCTTCGTCGAGGAAGCGGCCATCGCGGGCGCGCCGGTGCCGTTCCTCACGCTGAACTCGGTCGCGCCGACGATCATGCAGTACGGCACCGAGGAGCAGAAGAAGTTCTTCCTGCCCAAGATCGCCGCCGGCGAACTGCACTTCTCGATCGGCTACTCCGAGCCGGGCGCGGGCACCGACCTGGCCTCGCTGCGCAGCACCGCGGTGCGCGACGGTGACGACTACGTCATCAACGGCCAGAAGATGTGGACCAGCCTCATCGCCTACGCCGACTACGTCTGGCTGGCGGTGCGCACCGATCCCACCGCCAAGAAGCACAAGGGCATCAGCATGCTCATCGTGCCGACCGATCACCCCGGTTTCTCCTGGACGCCGGTGCACACCATGTCCGGCGTCGACACCAGCGCCACCTATTACCAGGACATGCGGGTGCCGGCGTCGTCGCTGGTCGGTCCGGAGAACGGCGGCTGGTCGCTGATCACCAACCAGCTCAATCACGAGCGCGTCGCCCTCACCTCGGCAGGACCGCTGTCGCATTCGACCGCGCAGACCATCGCGTGGGCCACCGAGACCACCACGCCCGACGGCAAGCGCGTGATCGACCAGGAATGGGTCCGGCTCAATCTGGCCCGCGTGCACGCCAAGGTCGAATACCTGAAGCTGCTGAACTGGGAGATCGCCAGCCGCGCCGACCTGGGCGGCGAGGCGGCGCCGAAACCGTGGCACGCCTCGGCCTGCAAAGTCTACGGCACCGAGCTGGCGACCGAGGCCTACCGGCTGCTGATGGAAGTCGTCGGCCCGCACGCCTACCTGCGCCAGGACTCCCCCGGCGCGATCCTGCACGGCCGGCTGGAGCGGATGCACCGGGCCGCGCTGATCCTCACCTTCGGCGGCGGCACCAACGAGGTGCAGCGCGACATCATCGCCATGACCGCCCTGCGCCAGCCCGCCGCTGCCCGCTGA
- a CDS encoding ferredoxin: protein MKIIVDFDRCEANGICVGIAPDMFELDDDDLLHVSEGDVAPDRVADAEEAVAQCPKAALRLS, encoded by the coding sequence ATGAAGATCATCGTCGATTTCGACCGGTGCGAAGCGAACGGCATCTGTGTAGGAATCGCCCCTGACATGTTCGAACTCGATGACGACGATCTGCTGCACGTGTCCGAGGGCGACGTGGCGCCCGATCGTGTCGCCGATGCCGAGGAGGCCGTGGCGCAGTGTCCCAAGGCTGCGCTGAGGTTGTCGTGA
- a CDS encoding 3-oxoacyl-ACP reductase produces the protein MSVTQISLEGRVAIVTGAGAGLGRAEALALASAGAAVVVNDLTEDAAAETIAAIRELGGKAEFVGGSIAERATADALVSTAQESLGGLDIVVNNAGITRDRMLFNMSDEDWDAVIAVHLRGHFLLSRNAGAYWRAASKAAGEPVYGRLVNTSSEAGLLGPEGQANYGAAKAGITALTLTAARGLARYGVRANAICPRARTAMTEAVFESAPEGTVDPLSPEHVAKLVAYLASPAADAVNGQVFVVYGPMVALMAAPTVEQRFDADGAEWAESDLAAALGGYFAERPADHTFSARALRDLG, from the coding sequence ATGAGTGTGACGCAGATTTCACTGGAGGGCCGGGTCGCCATCGTGACCGGCGCCGGCGCCGGTCTCGGTAGGGCCGAAGCGCTGGCCCTGGCCTCGGCGGGCGCGGCGGTGGTGGTCAACGACCTCACCGAGGACGCGGCCGCCGAAACCATCGCCGCGATCCGCGAGCTCGGTGGCAAGGCGGAGTTCGTCGGCGGTTCCATCGCCGAGCGGGCCACCGCCGACGCGCTCGTTTCCACCGCGCAGGAATCACTGGGCGGGCTCGACATCGTGGTCAACAACGCCGGTATCACCCGCGATCGCATGCTGTTCAACATGTCCGACGAGGACTGGGACGCCGTCATCGCGGTGCACCTGCGCGGTCACTTCCTGCTCTCGCGCAATGCCGGTGCCTACTGGCGCGCCGCGTCCAAGGCGGCGGGCGAGCCGGTCTACGGCCGGCTGGTCAACACCTCGTCCGAGGCGGGTCTGCTCGGTCCGGAAGGTCAGGCGAACTACGGCGCGGCGAAGGCGGGCATCACCGCACTCACGCTGACCGCTGCGCGCGGCCTTGCCCGCTACGGCGTGCGTGCCAACGCCATCTGCCCGCGGGCGCGGACCGCGATGACCGAGGCGGTCTTCGAGTCGGCGCCCGAGGGCACGGTCGACCCGCTGTCCCCCGAGCATGTGGCCAAGCTCGTCGCCTATCTCGCCTCGCCCGCCGCCGACGCGGTGAACGGTCAGGTGTTCGTCGTCTACGGGCCCATGGTCGCGTTGATGGCCGCGCCGACGGTCGAGCAGCGCTTCGACGCCGACGGCGCCGAGTGGGCCGAATCCGACCTCGCCGCCGCCCTCGGTGGCTATTTCGCAGAGCGTCCCGCCGACCACACCTTCTCGGCCCGCGCCCTGCGCGATCTGGGCTGA
- a CDS encoding MlaE family ABC transporter permease, whose protein sequence is MNDLLAVPLRAVGGFFQLSADVARASFRRPFQWREFIDQAWFIARVSIVPTLLVAIPFTVLVVFTLNILLREIGAADLSGAAAAFGAVTQVGPIVTVLIVAGAGATAICADLGARTIREEIDAMMVLGIDPISRLVVPRVLASMFVALMLNSLVCTVGIVGGFAFSVFLQGVNPGAFVNGIPLLTNLPELILSEVKAGLFGLIAGMVACYLGLQVKGGPKSVGDAVNQTVVFAFMALFVVNVVVTAIGLKFTVR, encoded by the coding sequence ATGAATGACCTCCTTGCTGTCCCGTTGCGGGCGGTCGGCGGATTCTTCCAACTCAGTGCCGATGTGGCGCGAGCATCCTTCCGTCGACCGTTCCAATGGCGCGAATTCATCGACCAGGCGTGGTTCATCGCTCGCGTCTCGATCGTGCCCACCCTGTTGGTCGCGATCCCGTTCACGGTGTTGGTGGTCTTCACCCTCAACATCCTGTTGCGCGAGATCGGCGCCGCCGACCTCAGCGGCGCGGCCGCCGCGTTCGGTGCCGTCACCCAGGTCGGACCGATCGTCACGGTGCTGATCGTGGCAGGCGCCGGTGCCACCGCGATCTGCGCCGATCTGGGCGCACGCACGATTCGCGAAGAGATCGACGCGATGATGGTGCTCGGCATCGACCCGATCAGCCGACTGGTCGTGCCGCGCGTGCTCGCCTCGATGTTCGTGGCGCTGATGCTCAACAGCCTGGTCTGCACCGTGGGTATCGTCGGCGGCTTCGCCTTCTCGGTCTTCCTGCAGGGCGTGAACCCGGGCGCGTTCGTCAACGGCATTCCGCTGCTCACGAACCTGCCCGAACTGATTTTGTCCGAGGTCAAGGCCGGCCTGTTCGGCTTGATCGCCGGAATGGTGGCCTGTTACCTCGGTTTGCAGGTGAAAGGCGGGCCGAAGAGTGTCGGTGACGCGGTCAACCAAACAGTCGTGTTCGCCTTCATGGCGCTGTTCGTGGTGAATGTGGTCGTCACCGCGATCGGCCTGAAATTCACGGTGCGGTGA
- a CDS encoding MlaE family ABC transporter permease, translating to MAFVVRSKFPRTVRRFERTSKSLDSLGDKAIFFVKALASVPRALVHYRTETIRLIAEISMGTGALAVIGGTVVIVGFLTLMAGGTIAVQGYSSLGNIGVEALTGFFAAFLNVRIAAPVISGIGLAATIGAGATAQLGAMRVAEEIDALESMAIRPVPFLVSTRVLAGMIAIIPLYALAVIASFLASRFATVVIYGQSAGVYDHYFSTFLIPSDILWSFGQAIVMALAVMLIHTYYGFTAAGGPVGVGVAVGNAVRASLVAVVMVTLLISLAIYGTSGNFHLSG from the coding sequence GTGGCATTCGTAGTTCGCAGTAAGTTCCCGCGCACGGTCCGCCGTTTCGAGCGGACCTCGAAATCGCTGGATTCCCTGGGCGACAAGGCGATCTTCTTCGTCAAGGCCCTCGCCTCGGTGCCCCGCGCCCTGGTGCACTACCGTACCGAGACCATCCGGCTCATCGCCGAGATCAGCATGGGCACCGGCGCGTTGGCCGTGATCGGCGGCACCGTGGTGATCGTCGGATTCCTGACGCTCATGGCCGGTGGCACCATCGCGGTGCAGGGCTACAGCTCGCTCGGCAACATCGGCGTCGAAGCGCTGACCGGCTTCTTCGCCGCCTTCCTCAACGTGCGCATCGCGGCCCCGGTGATCTCCGGCATCGGCCTGGCCGCCACCATCGGGGCAGGCGCGACCGCCCAGCTCGGTGCCATGCGGGTGGCCGAGGAGATCGACGCACTGGAATCGATGGCGATCCGGCCGGTGCCGTTCCTGGTGAGCACCAGGGTGCTGGCCGGCATGATCGCGATCATCCCGCTCTACGCGCTGGCGGTCATCGCCTCCTTCCTGGCCAGCCGCTTCGCCACGGTCGTGATCTATGGACAGTCGGCCGGCGTCTACGACCACTACTTCTCGACGTTCCTCATCCCGAGCGACATCCTGTGGTCGTTCGGGCAGGCGATCGTGATGGCGCTGGCCGTGATGCTGATCCACACCTACTACGGCTTCACCGCCGCGGGTGGTCCGGTCGGCGTCGGTGTCGCGGTAGGCAACGCGGTGCGGGCCTCGCTGGTCGCGGTGGTCATGGTGACGCTGCTGATCTCGCTGGCCATCTACGGCACCTCCGGCAACTTCCACCTCTCGGGATAG
- a CDS encoding MCE family protein, translating to MDTNRIVAALQGGLGRKLAALGLVGVLVAITALALAMFQGAFTSTAQVLVDAPRSGLVLDPDAKVKVRGVEIGRVAAVDLRDDGAQLRLEVDPKQLKLVPANAGVDIRSTTVFGAKYVNFIIPDQPASVSLAPGSTVAASAVTVEFNTLFQHLSDVLAQVEPEKLNATLTALGTALEGRGDKLGDLLVRSDRYLRELNPYLPTLQSDLDKTAAVTNLYAEVADPLLRTVDNATVTSQTIAEMQGQLDDVLVNVIGLSDTVGAVLRENEHDLVTALDLLRPTTSLLFEYAPALSCIIDGLGPLMPIAEEMFGGRLPGVGMNASFMLGAQPYSYPNDLPKVNATGGPRCEGVVDRVPNSHSDYLVTDTSQGAPYAPSTRHEFHGMPKVFQLLFNGLPGVTE from the coding sequence ATGGACACCAATAGGATCGTCGCCGCACTGCAGGGCGGGCTGGGGCGAAAGCTCGCCGCGCTCGGGCTGGTCGGTGTGCTCGTCGCGATCACGGCGCTGGCCCTGGCCATGTTCCAGGGCGCGTTCACCAGCACCGCGCAGGTACTGGTCGACGCGCCACGCTCGGGCCTCGTCCTCGACCCCGACGCCAAGGTGAAGGTGCGCGGCGTCGAGATCGGCCGGGTCGCCGCGGTCGACCTCCGTGACGACGGTGCGCAGCTGCGGCTGGAGGTCGACCCGAAGCAGCTGAAGCTGGTGCCGGCCAACGCGGGTGTCGACATTCGCTCGACCACGGTGTTCGGCGCCAAGTACGTGAACTTCATCATCCCCGACCAGCCCGCCTCGGTCTCGCTGGCACCGGGCAGCACCGTGGCCGCGAGCGCGGTGACCGTCGAGTTCAACACGCTGTTCCAGCACCTGTCCGACGTGCTCGCCCAGGTGGAGCCGGAAAAGCTCAACGCGACACTGACCGCGTTGGGTACCGCCTTGGAAGGCCGTGGCGACAAGCTGGGCGATCTGCTGGTGCGCTCGGATCGCTATCTGCGCGAACTCAATCCGTACCTGCCGACGCTGCAGTCCGATCTGGACAAGACCGCCGCGGTGACCAACCTCTACGCCGAGGTCGCCGACCCGCTGTTGCGCACCGTCGACAACGCGACCGTCACCTCGCAGACCATCGCCGAGATGCAGGGCCAGCTCGACGATGTGCTGGTCAACGTGATCGGGCTGTCCGACACGGTCGGGGCGGTACTGCGCGAGAACGAACACGACCTGGTGACCGCGCTCGACCTGCTGCGGCCGACGACGAGCCTGCTGTTCGAGTACGCGCCCGCGCTGAGCTGCATCATCGACGGGCTCGGGCCGCTGATGCCGATCGCCGAGGAGATGTTCGGTGGACGGCTGCCCGGTGTCGGCATGAACGCCAGCTTCATGCTCGGCGCCCAGCCCTACTCCTACCCCAACGACCTGCCCAAGGTGAACGCCACCGGCGGACCGCGCTGTGAGGGTGTGGTGGACCGGGTGCCGAACAGCCACTCGGACTATCTGGTGACCGACACCAGCCAGGGCGCGCCGTACGCGCCGAGCACTCGGCACGAATTCCACGGGATGCCCAAGGTGTTCCAGCTGCTGTTCAACGGACTGCCGGGAGTGACGGAGTGA
- a CDS encoding MCE family protein encodes MRNTGTTIKLAIFTVVMTLVFAGLAIVLSQARFSAETGYRAVFTSSSGMLPGAKVRIAGVPVGSVTSVKVGEDNQAHVKFDVDRKYSLLASTRLAIRYENLVGDRYLELLEGPGSSQRLAGGATISTEQTSPALDLDLLLGGFKPLLRGLDPDQVNDLTGALLQIFQGQGGTLVSLLNSGGNFAKTLSDRDALIGSVIDNLNTVLATIDDRGDQFATTIDELQRLVSDLSAERDPIGAALPRIAGATQEINDLLVQARPDLRNTIEQTGRLATNLDEGSDHLEWVLGKLPETYKKLIRIGAYGSFLQLYICGTNILISGPDGQPMEVHMPGLQVTGRCAPNE; translated from the coding sequence GTGAGGAACACGGGGACGACGATCAAGCTCGCGATCTTCACCGTGGTGATGACGCTGGTGTTCGCCGGCCTGGCGATCGTGCTGAGTCAGGCCAGGTTCTCCGCCGAGACCGGCTATCGCGCGGTGTTCACCAGCTCGTCGGGCATGCTGCCCGGCGCGAAGGTGCGCATCGCCGGGGTGCCGGTGGGCTCGGTGACCTCGGTGAAGGTAGGCGAGGACAACCAGGCCCACGTGAAGTTCGATGTCGACCGCAAGTACTCGCTGCTGGCGAGTACCCGCCTGGCGATCAGGTACGAGAACCTCGTCGGCGATCGCTACCTGGAACTGCTGGAGGGCCCCGGCTCGTCCCAGCGGCTCGCCGGTGGCGCCACCATCAGCACGGAGCAGACCTCACCGGCGCTGGATCTGGACCTGCTGCTCGGTGGGTTCAAGCCGCTGCTGCGGGGACTCGACCCCGACCAGGTCAACGACCTCACCGGTGCGCTGCTGCAGATCTTCCAGGGGCAGGGCGGCACGCTGGTCTCGCTGCTCAACAGCGGCGGCAACTTCGCCAAGACGCTGTCGGACCGGGACGCGCTGATCGGCAGCGTGATCGACAACCTGAACACCGTGCTCGCCACCATCGACGACCGCGGCGACCAGTTCGCCACCACGATCGACGAACTGCAGCGCCTGGTCAGCGACCTGTCCGCCGAGCGTGACCCGATCGGCGCCGCCCTGCCGCGGATCGCGGGCGCGACCCAGGAGATCAACGATCTGCTCGTGCAGGCCCGTCCCGATCTGCGCAACACCATCGAGCAGACCGGCCGGCTCGCCACGAATCTCGACGAGGGCTCCGATCACCTCGAGTGGGTGCTCGGAAAGTTGCCCGAGACGTACAAGAAACTCATCCGGATCGGCGCCTACGGCTCGTTCCTGCAGCTGTACATCTGCGGTACCAACATCCTGATCAGCGGCCCCGACGGCCAGCCGATGGAAGTTCACATGCCGGGTCTGCAGGTGACCGGAAGGTGCGCGCCCAATGAATGA
- a CDS encoding MCE family protein → MNDNTSPSATVGIVGIVLVVTISLATLQFSDLPFIRSGATFTANFLDAGGLVPGDPVHVAGVRSGEVRQVGLDGDKVLVRFDLDESIVLGEKTTAAIKTNTVLGRKSLDVVPTGPGAIGADDTIPLDRTTSPYSLNEALSDLGGTVRDLDLDQVDETLDVLSAAFADTPGPLRNALDGVTALSRSINVRDQALTDLLARAQNVTTILADRSTQLNTLLLDGNELLGELDRRRAAINQLVVYIDDVARQLSGLVADNEPQMKPTLDRLNSVLALLQRNEQNLNEALDGLGPYAAALGEQVGNGPWFNAYVVNATSTQLRGLVDALVWPEQLPQDLIDIFTHPRAPYIAPAEEDPPR, encoded by the coding sequence ATGAATGACAACACATCGCCGTCGGCGACGGTCGGTATCGTCGGCATCGTCTTGGTGGTGACGATCTCGCTCGCGACCCTGCAGTTCTCCGATCTGCCGTTCATCCGTTCGGGTGCGACCTTCACCGCGAACTTCCTCGACGCGGGCGGTCTGGTGCCGGGTGACCCGGTGCATGTGGCCGGTGTGCGTTCCGGCGAGGTGCGACAGGTCGGCCTCGACGGTGACAAGGTCCTGGTGAGGTTCGACCTCGACGAGTCGATCGTGCTGGGCGAGAAGACGACCGCCGCGATCAAGACCAATACGGTGCTCGGTCGCAAATCGCTGGACGTGGTGCCGACCGGCCCCGGCGCGATCGGCGCCGACGACACCATCCCACTCGACCGCACCACCTCGCCCTACTCGCTCAACGAGGCGCTGAGCGATCTCGGTGGGACCGTGCGCGACCTCGATCTGGATCAGGTCGACGAGACCCTCGACGTCCTGTCGGCGGCCTTCGCCGATACGCCCGGCCCGTTGCGCAACGCCCTCGACGGCGTCACCGCCCTGTCGCGCAGCATCAATGTGCGCGACCAGGCGCTGACCGACCTGCTGGCCCGGGCACAGAATGTCACCACGATCCTGGCCGACCGCAGCACCCAGCTCAATACGCTGCTCCTCGATGGCAACGAGCTGCTCGGCGAGCTCGATCGGCGCCGCGCGGCGATCAATCAACTCGTCGTCTACATCGATGATGTGGCCCGGCAGCTCTCGGGCCTGGTCGCCGACAACGAGCCGCAGATGAAGCCGACGCTGGACCGCCTGAACTCGGTACTGGCCCTGCTTCAGCGCAATGAGCAGAACCTCAACGAAGCCCTCGACGGTCTCGGCCCCTACGCCGCCGCGCTCGGTGAGCAGGTCGGCAACGGGCCGTGGTTCAACGCCTACGTGGTGAACGCGACCAGTACCCAACTGCGCGGGCTCGTCGACGCGCTGGTCTGGCCCGAGCAACTGCCACAGGACCTGATCGACATCTTCACCCACCCCAGGGCGCCCTACATCGCTCCTGCCGAGGAGGATCCGCCGCGATGA
- a CDS encoding MCE family protein produces the protein MSLTQQVRGLPRWTIAVAVVVIAALVAVGVYLVTGGGKNTVTAAFTSTTGLYKGDEVRVLGVTVGSIDSIEPGKGQSQVKMSIDRSVDLPADARAVIIAPSLVSARFVQLAPAYTGGPKLADGAQIPIERTAVPVEWDEIKAELTNLSVALGPVGEDEQGSFGRFIDTAADNLDGNGQKFRDTLRELSATVTTLSDGRNDLFGTIRNLQQFVEVLSASNEQIVQFSGRLASVSSVLAGASEELGVGLEALDVALADVQRFLEGSGGELTEGVERLADVTQTLVDKRPEIERVLHSGPTAMVNFYQLYKPAQGSLTGAVALNNSANPLSFLCGSIRALEHNNSDRSADLCAEFLAPVISSLAMNYVPIMANPATGVTAFPEQLVYSDPSLEGQVQQNQAPAAAPITVPEGLAGLAVPGGQR, from the coding sequence ATGAGCTTGACCCAGCAGGTGCGCGGGCTTCCGCGCTGGACGATCGCGGTGGCGGTGGTGGTGATCGCGGCGCTGGTCGCGGTCGGTGTCTACCTGGTCACCGGCGGTGGGAAGAACACGGTGACCGCCGCGTTCACCTCGACCACCGGCTTGTACAAGGGCGATGAGGTGCGGGTACTCGGCGTCACCGTCGGCAGCATCGACTCGATCGAACCGGGCAAGGGCCAGTCCCAGGTGAAGATGAGCATCGACCGCAGCGTCGACCTGCCCGCGGACGCGCGTGCGGTGATCATCGCGCCGTCGCTGGTGTCGGCTCGGTTCGTGCAACTCGCGCCCGCCTACACCGGTGGCCCGAAGTTGGCCGATGGGGCGCAGATTCCGATCGAACGCACCGCGGTGCCGGTGGAGTGGGACGAGATCAAGGCCGAACTGACCAACCTGTCGGTGGCGCTGGGCCCGGTCGGTGAGGACGAGCAGGGCTCCTTCGGCCGGTTCATCGACACCGCGGCGGACAATCTCGACGGCAACGGACAGAAGTTCCGCGACACCCTGCGTGAGCTGTCCGCGACGGTGACCACCCTGTCCGACGGGCGCAACGACCTGTTCGGCACCATCCGCAACCTGCAGCAGTTCGTCGAGGTGCTCTCGGCGAGCAATGAGCAGATCGTGCAGTTCAGCGGTCGGCTGGCCTCGGTGTCGTCGGTGCTGGCAGGCGCGTCGGAAGAACTCGGCGTGGGACTGGAGGCCCTCGACGTGGCGCTGGCCGATGTGCAGCGGTTCCTCGAAGGCTCCGGCGGCGAATTGACCGAGGGCGTCGAGCGGCTCGCCGATGTCACCCAGACCCTGGTCGACAAGCGGCCCGAGATCGAACGAGTCCTGCACTCCGGCCCGACGGCGATGGTGAACTTCTACCAGCTCTACAAGCCCGCTCAGGGCTCGCTCACCGGCGCGGTCGCGCTGAACAACTCGGCCAATCCACTCAGCTTCCTGTGTGGTTCGATCCGGGCACTCGAGCACAACAATTCGGACCGGTCCGCGGATCTGTGCGCGGAGTTCCTCGCTCCGGTGATCAGTTCGCTGGCCATGAACTACGTGCCGATCATGGCCAACCCGGCCACCGGCGTGACCGCCTTCCCTGAGCAGCTGGTGTACAGCGATCCGAGCCTCGAGGGCCAGGTCCAGCAGAACCAGGCACCCGCCGCGGCGCCGATCACCGTGCCCGAAGGACTCGCCGGGCTGGCCGTTCCAGGAGGACAGCGATGA